A DNA window from Peromyscus leucopus breed LL Stock chromosome 3, UCI_PerLeu_2.1, whole genome shotgun sequence contains the following coding sequences:
- the LOC114694460 gene encoding LOW QUALITY PROTEIN: pancreatic beta cell growth factor-like (The sequence of the model RefSeq protein was modified relative to this genomic sequence to represent the inferred CDS: substituted 1 base at 1 genomic stop codon): protein MTLCSMSWMLLSCLIILSWVQGEESQMKAPFPCISCPQGSHACSSYCSSVIPPCWLACQIHFSGHLAFLLRTGETTSMSSLVKNSLATYQYIXIGLHDPTHGALPIGNGRKWSSSDVLTYYNWKRNPSIAADLGYCAALSQASGYQKWRDYNCETQPPYVCKFKG from the exons ATGACCCTCTGTAGCATGTCCTGGATGCTGCTTTCCTGCCTGATAATCCTTTCTTGGGTGCAAG GTGAAGAATCCCAAATGAAAGCACCTTTTCCATGCATCAGCTGCCCCCAAGGCTCCCATGCCTGTAGCTCCTATTGCTCTTCAGTAATCCCACCTTGTT GGCTGGCCTGCCAGATTCATTTCTCAGGACATCTGGCATTTCTGCTCAGGACTGGTGAAACTACCTCCATGTCCTCCCTGGTAAAGAACAGTTTGGCTACCTACCAATACATCTGAATTGGACTCCATGATCCCACACAT GGTGCACTACCTATTGGAAATGGACGGAAGTGGAGCAGCTCTGATGTGCTGACCTACTATAACTGGAAGAGGAACCCCTCTATTGCTGCAGACCTTGGTTATTGTGCAGCTTTGTCTCAGGCCTCAG GATATCAGAAGTGGAGAGATTACAATTGCGAAACACAGCCTCCCTATGTCTGCAA
- the LOC114694459 gene encoding regenerating islet-derived protein 3-alpha-like, with the protein MLHQLALSSVSWLLLSCLMLLSQVQGKDSQKKVPSPRISCPTGSKVYNSYCYALFMTPKSWYQADLACQKRPSGHLVSFHSEPESSFVSALVNGRVNNYQDIWIGLHDPTMGQEPNGGGWKWSNSDIMNYFNWDGNPSSAVNRGHCGSLTASSGFLKWGDHHCDGALPFVCKFKE; encoded by the exons ATGCTGCATCAACTAGCCCTCAGCAGTGTGTCCTGGCTGCTACTCTCCTGCCTGATGCTCCTATCTCAGGTACAAG GAAAAGACTCCCAGAAGAAAGTACCCTCTCCCCGTATCAGCTGCCCCACAGGCTCCAAGGTCTATAACTCCTACTGCTATGCCCTGTTTATGACACCCAAATCCTGGTATCAAGCAGAT CTGGCCTGCCAGAAGAGACCTTCTGGACACCTTGTGTCTTTTCATAGTGAGCCTGAGTCTTCCTTTGTGTCGGCCCTGGTGAATGGCAGAGTGAACAACTACCAAGACATCTGGATTGGGCTCCATGATCCCACAATG GGTCAAGAACCCAATGGAGGTGGATGGAAGTGGAGTAACTCTGATATAATGAATTACTTTAACTGGGATGGAAATCCTTCCTCTGCTGTAAACCGTGGTCACTGTGGGAGTCTGACAGCAAGCTCAG gatttCTGAAATGGGGAGATCATCACTGTGATGGGGCATTACCTTTTGTCTGCAAGTTCAAGGAGTAA
- the LOC114694458 gene encoding lithostathine-2, with translation MAQNNAYPILFACLMLLSCSQGQKAEEGLPMDEKDLPSARINCPEGANAYGSYCYYLIEDRLSWGEADLFCQNMNSGHLVSVLSQAEGNFVASLVKESGTTATNVWIGLHDPKNNRRWHWSSGSLFLYKSWATGAPSTNNRGFCVSLTSNTAYKKWKDENCDSQYSFVCKFKS, from the exons ATGGCTCAGAACAATGCATACCCTATCTTGTTTGCATGCCTGATGCTCCTGTCATGCAGCCAAG gccagaaggctgaggaaggcttGCCCATGGACGAGAAAGACCTTCCTTCTGCCAGGATCAACTGCCCAGAAGGTGCTAATGCCTATGGTTCCTACTGCTACTACTTGATTGAAGATCGTTTGTCCTGGGGGGAGGCAGAT CTCTTTTGCCAGAATATGAATTCAGGCCACCTCGTGTCAGTGCTCAGCCAGGCTGAGGGCAACTTTGTGGCCTCTCTGGTGAAAGAGAGTGGTACTACAGCTACCAATGTCTGGATTGGACTCCATGACCCCAAAAAT AACCGCCGTTGGCACTGgagcagtggatctctgtttcTCTACAAATCATGGGCCACTGGAGCTCCCAGCACCAACAACCGTGGTTTTTGTGTGTCACTGACTTCAAACACAG CATACAAGAAGTGGAAGGATGAAAACTGTGATTCACAGTACTCCTTCGTCTGCAAGTTCAAAAGTTAA